A genomic segment from Cytophagales bacterium encodes:
- a CDS encoding single-stranded DNA-binding protein, whose protein sequence is KKGNKVAVDGKLINRNYEDKEGIKRYVTEILVNEFLMLTPKAQPVS, encoded by the coding sequence AAAAAAGGCAATAAAGTAGCTGTAGATGGCAAGCTTATTAACCGGAATTATGAAGATAAGGAAGGCATTAAGCGCTACGTCACTGAAATTTTAGTGAATGAATTTTTAATGCTGACACCAAAAGCTCAACCAGTCAGCTAA
- a CDS encoding type II toxin-antitoxin system VapC family toxin, which yields MNGDDYLLDTNAVLYLLVSDEVVNFLAEKTISISVITELELLSYHLPV from the coding sequence ATGAATGGAGATGATTACTTGTTAGACACCAATGCGGTATTATACCTGTTGGTTTCAGACGAAGTGGTAAATTTTTTAGCGGAAAAAACAATCTCAATTTCTGTAATCACCGAACTGGAACTGCTTTCATATCACTTGCCTGTTTAA
- a CDS encoding transcriptional regulator: protein MELKPIKTEKDYRTAMKRIDELILLDPKEDTPEYDELIVLSDLAWPYEEKHYPIEPPDPIEAIKYIMEEKGIKNKIEAIKCIMEEKGLKNKDVVKYFGSKSLVSEVLNRKRPLSLKMIKSLHVNLGIPYEILMG from the coding sequence ATGGAACTTAAACCAATTAAAACCGAAAAAGATTACAGGACAGCAATGAAAAGAATTGACGAACTTATCCTTTTAGATCCAAAAGAGGATACACCTGAATATGATGAACTGATTGTTCTTTCTGATCTTGCCTGGCCTTATGAAGAAAAACATTACCCTATTGAACCCCCAGATCCAATAGAAGCTATCAAATACATCATGGAAGAAAAAGGAATTAAAAACAAGATAGAAGCTATCAAATGCATCATGGAAGAAAAAGGACTTAAAAATAAGGATGTAGTAAAATACTTTGGTAGTAAAAGCCTGGTTTCCGAGGTATTAAACCGAAAACGCCCGCTTTCCCTTAAAATGATCAAATCTTTGCATGTGAATTTGGGGATCCCTTATGAGATATTGATGGGGTAA
- a CDS encoding CocE/NonD family hydrolase yields the protein MLSLLAILFIVFSNSYALYSKTAGIRHALPSYSGRYAPNEDSLYIVENYEKHEYQISMRDGVKLFTAVYAPKDKSKKYPIILFRTPYCVCPYGEDKYNTRLSSSMLFVREKFIFVFQDVRGRFMSEGEFVNMRPHNDNKKSNSDIDESTDTYDTIDWLIKNIKNNNGKAGMWGISYPGFYTAAGIIDAHPALVAASPQAPIADWFWDDFHHHGAFFLPHSFGFFAVFGMPRPKPTKQWGKWFEYPTPDGYRFFLEELGPLKNVNEKFYHDSVAFWNEAVEHPNYDEFWQEMNILPHLKNIKPAVMTVGGWFDAEDLYGPLKIYREIEKNSSGAYNVLVMGPWNHGGWARSDGSSMGNVFFGDTPPPSLFYRENIEFPFFNYFLKGKGNLDLPEAYVFETGTNKWRKFDTWPPENIVQKSLYFHANGKLSFDMPSKTTNGYDEFISDPAKPVPFTEAIATGMTREYMTDDQRFASRRPDVLVYQTDVLEENLTLAGSIMANLKVSITGTGADWVVKLIDVYPDDHPGFKHNPQKIKMGGYQQMVRSEVIRGRFRNSYEKPEPFIPNKVTDVSFELQDVLHTFKKGHRIMVQVQSTWFPLVDRNPQKYVDNIFKANEDDFIKSTHRVYRSKKEHSFLRVGVIE from the coding sequence ATGTTATCGTTATTAGCAATTTTATTTATTGTATTCAGCAACTCTTATGCGCTTTATTCAAAAACTGCTGGCATACGCCATGCGCTCCCGAGTTACTCGGGACGCTATGCGCCTAACGAAGACTCCCTTTATATCGTTGAAAACTACGAAAAACACGAATACCAAATCTCCATGCGTGATGGGGTGAAGCTATTCACAGCCGTATATGCACCTAAAGATAAAAGCAAAAAGTACCCGATCATACTTTTCAGAACGCCTTATTGTGTATGTCCATATGGAGAAGATAAATACAACACCAGGTTAAGCTCATCTATGCTTTTTGTCAGGGAAAAGTTCATCTTTGTTTTCCAGGATGTAAGGGGCAGATTTATGAGTGAAGGAGAATTTGTGAACATGCGTCCCCATAATGACAATAAAAAAAGCAACAGCGATATTGATGAGAGCACAGATACTTACGATACTATCGACTGGCTGATTAAAAATATCAAAAATAACAACGGCAAAGCTGGAATGTGGGGAATCTCCTACCCCGGCTTTTATACGGCTGCTGGCATCATTGATGCACACCCGGCATTAGTGGCAGCATCTCCACAGGCACCAATTGCAGACTGGTTTTGGGATGATTTCCACCATCATGGGGCATTTTTTCTTCCGCATTCATTTGGCTTTTTTGCGGTTTTTGGGATGCCAAGGCCAAAACCTACTAAGCAATGGGGGAAATGGTTTGAATACCCAACTCCTGACGGCTACCGTTTTTTCCTGGAAGAATTAGGGCCTCTGAAAAATGTGAATGAAAAATTTTACCATGATTCAGTCGCTTTTTGGAATGAAGCCGTTGAGCATCCAAATTACGATGAATTCTGGCAGGAGATGAATATTCTGCCGCATTTAAAAAACATCAAACCTGCCGTTATGACCGTTGGAGGATGGTTTGATGCAGAAGACCTTTATGGGCCGTTGAAAATTTATAGGGAAATTGAAAAAAACAGTTCCGGTGCTTATAATGTGCTCGTGATGGGTCCCTGGAATCATGGAGGATGGGCAAGATCAGATGGTTCAAGCATGGGAAATGTATTTTTCGGGGACACTCCTCCACCCTCTTTGTTTTACCGGGAAAATATAGAATTTCCGTTCTTCAACTATTTCCTGAAAGGAAAAGGGAACCTGGATCTCCCGGAAGCCTATGTTTTTGAAACAGGAACCAACAAATGGAGAAAATTTGATACGTGGCCGCCTGAAAATATAGTACAAAAAAGCCTTTACTTCCATGCAAATGGTAAACTGTCATTCGATATGCCTTCAAAAACCACTAATGGATATGATGAATTTATCAGCGACCCTGCCAAGCCCGTTCCTTTTACAGAAGCAATTGCAACAGGAATGACACGTGAATACATGACCGATGACCAGCGTTTTGCCTCCAGAAGGCCTGATGTGCTGGTTTACCAAACCGATGTATTGGAAGAAAACCTGACGCTTGCGGGCAGTATTATGGCCAATTTAAAAGTGTCTATCACTGGAACAGGTGCCGATTGGGTTGTCAAATTAATTGATGTTTATCCCGATGATCATCCAGGTTTTAAACATAATCCCCAAAAAATCAAAATGGGTGGTTACCAGCAGATGGTTAGAAGTGAAGTGATACGTGGCAGGTTTCGGAACAGCTATGAAAAACCGGAACCATTTATACCCAACAAAGTAACAGATGTGAGTTTTGAGCTCCAGGATGTTTTACATACATTCAAAAAAGGGCACAGGATCATGGTACAGGTCCAAAGCACATGGTTCCCGTTGGTTGACAGGAATCCTCAAAAGTATGTTGACAATATCTTCAAAGCAAACGAAGATGATTTTATTAAATCAACGCACAGGGTTTACAGATCAAAGAAGGAGCATTCGTTTTTGAGGGTGGGAGTGATTGAATAG
- a CDS encoding tetratricopeptide repeat protein yields MIKHSLLITFWLLNAAIVVADNKVSAYPLVRYERTGVKPDTVFNRVDSLLQALKTTKADTSKIKTLNTLSETLMQNGIYDSALTYANQALDMIVRKQRARQSLKKKRWLKNATIYAYNNIGAVYTGQGNYPLALKNFSKSLEICEQLGNRSDVARLLSNIGIIYINQGNYPLALKNFLKSLEIFEQLGDRRGTAKSYNRIGLIYTDQGDYPQALQNHTKSLEISKELSDLRSTAVSYNNIGLIYYDQAEQLQSSVKANQQSPLRETLLRQSDSLYNKALKNHTKSLEIAEQLGDRSGIASSYSNIGIIYTDQGDYPLALENHFRSLEIREQIGDKLGIDISYTNIGDVYLKQGKYKKAEQYYYMSTKIAAQIGDMEGLMVNYEGLSKALGRGLGEWHKANEYYMLYTTVKDSLFNEQKSRQITEMQTKYETVEKEKKIELLMKEQYIRELKLNKQRIIIVSSISALILATALAFVAYNRYRVKQKANTHLEQQNQHILQQNEEIRTQQEEILVQKERLEATNQTLVKKNKQITDSINYAKRIQEAILPPDDIVKKLLPDSFIFFKPRDIVSGDFYWLTSLHVIPGAGKGRSVNANEESPESLPVIPRSARDKRPARNDNTVILAAIDCTGHGVPGAFMSMISNTLLNEIVNEKGVTNPADILDQLNQGIRQALHQTPSPPSHRAGSMSTGHRPPLTPSQLELEKRGIGETERGKTKRFTDSPIHPRLPAPREDLVGGQAFTDSGGLRGASQAGRGDYIANDGMDLSLVAIQPGNAGGVRSLQFAGAQRPLYLITNGQLKKIKGNIDTIGGTRKRFVKSFTNHELKLKKGDTFYLFSDGYTDQFGGPDNERFMTARFQQLLLKINHLPMKKQHNILEKTFEEWKGSGKQTDDILVMGIRA; encoded by the coding sequence ATGATAAAACACTCCTTGTTAATTACCTTTTGGCTGCTAAACGCAGCTATTGTTGTTGCTGATAACAAGGTTTCTGCCTACCCCCTAGTGAGGTACGAACGTACCGGGGTGAAACCGGATACGGTATTTAACAGGGTTGACAGCCTGTTACAGGCTTTAAAAACCACCAAAGCTGACACCTCAAAAATAAAAACCCTCAACACCCTTTCAGAAACCCTGATGCAAAATGGGATCTATGACTCAGCCCTCACCTATGCCAACCAGGCCCTTGACATGATTGTGAGAAAGCAACGAGCCAGACAATCCCTTAAAAAAAAACGATGGCTCAAAAATGCTACGATATACGCTTACAACAATATTGGTGCAGTTTATACCGGCCAGGGCAACTACCCTTTAGCGCTTAAAAATTTCTCCAAATCACTGGAGATCTGCGAGCAGCTTGGCAACCGCAGTGATGTTGCCCGATTATTGAGCAACATCGGTATTATTTATATCAATCAGGGCAACTACCCTTTAGCGCTTAAAAATTTCCTCAAATCACTGGAGATCTTCGAACAGCTTGGAGACCGCAGGGGAACAGCCAAATCATACAACAGAATCGGTCTTATCTACACCGACCAGGGCGACTACCCGCAGGCGCTTCAAAATCATACAAAATCGCTGGAGATCAGCAAGGAGCTTAGCGACCTCAGGAGCACAGCCGTATCATACAACAACATCGGCCTTATTTATTACGATCAGGCTGAGCAACTGCAAAGTTCAGTTAAAGCCAATCAGCAGAGTCCTCTGCGAGAGACTCTGCTGAGACAAAGTGACTCCTTGTATAATAAGGCGCTCAAAAATCATACAAAATCGCTGGAAATAGCAGAGCAGCTTGGAGACCGCAGTGGCATAGCCAGCTCATACAGCAATATCGGTATTATTTATACCGATCAGGGTGACTACCCGCTGGCTCTTGAAAATCACTTCAGATCGCTGGAGATCCGTGAACAGATTGGAGATAAGCTGGGGATAGATATATCTTATACCAATATCGGTGATGTTTACCTCAAGCAAGGTAAATATAAAAAAGCTGAACAATACTACTATATGAGCACCAAAATTGCTGCTCAGATAGGAGACATGGAGGGCTTAATGGTAAACTATGAAGGGCTCTCAAAGGCTTTGGGTAGAGGACTGGGAGAATGGCACAAAGCCAATGAATATTACATGCTTTACACAACAGTAAAAGACTCCCTTTTCAATGAACAAAAGAGCAGGCAAATAACCGAAATGCAAACCAAATACGAAACTGTAGAAAAAGAAAAAAAGATAGAATTATTAATGAAAGAACAGTATATCAGGGAATTGAAACTCAATAAACAAAGAATTATAATTGTTTCTTCCATTTCTGCTTTGATATTAGCTACAGCTTTAGCCTTTGTTGCATATAACCGCTACCGCGTCAAACAAAAAGCCAATACTCATCTTGAACAACAAAATCAGCATATCTTGCAACAAAATGAAGAGATCAGGACGCAACAGGAGGAAATATTAGTTCAGAAAGAAAGATTAGAAGCAACAAACCAAACGTTAGTAAAGAAAAATAAACAAATTACCGATAGTATCAATTACGCCAAACGTATCCAGGAAGCGATCCTGCCACCTGATGATATTGTAAAGAAATTATTGCCCGATTCTTTTATCTTTTTCAAGCCAAGGGATATCGTAAGCGGGGATTTTTATTGGCTTACTTCCCTACATGTCATTCCGGGTGCAGGGAAGGGTAGAAGTGTTAACGCAAACGAGGAATCTCCTGAATCACTACCTGTCATCCCTCGCTCCGCTCGGGACAAGCGCCCTGCCCGGAATGACAATACTGTTATTTTGGCAGCAATAGATTGCACCGGCCATGGTGTGCCGGGAGCATTTATGTCAATGATCAGCAATACGCTTTTAAATGAGATTGTTAATGAAAAGGGGGTAACAAATCCTGCTGATATTCTTGATCAATTAAATCAAGGAATCAGGCAAGCCCTGCATCAAACTCCAAGCCCCCCCTCCCACAGGGCTGGCTCGATGTCCACAGGACATCGCCCTCCCCTAACTCCAAGCCAACTTGAATTGGAGAAACGGGGAATCGGAGAAACGGAGAGAGGGAAAACGAAGCGATTCACCGATTCACCCATTCACCCCCGCCTGCCAGCTCCGAGGGAAGACTTAGTGGGCGGGCAGGCATTCACCGATTCAGGGGGACTTAGGGGGGCCTCGCAGGCAGGTAGAGGAGATTACATTGCAAATGATGGCATGGATCTCTCGCTTGTTGCTATTCAACCTGGTAATGCAGGGGGTGTACGATCCCTGCAATTTGCAGGCGCTCAACGACCACTGTACTTAATTACCAATGGACAGTTGAAAAAGATTAAAGGAAATATTGATACAATTGGCGGGACAAGGAAACGATTTGTCAAAAGCTTCACCAATCATGAATTAAAGCTAAAAAAAGGGGATACATTTTATCTTTTCTCCGATGGCTATACCGACCAGTTTGGTGGACCTGATAACGAAAGATTTATGACGGCAAGATTCCAGCAACTTCTGCTTAAAATAAACCACCTGCCAATGAAAAAACAACATAATATCCTGGAAAAGACTTTTGAAGAATGGAAAGGGAGTGGTAAACAGACAGACGATATTTTGGTGATGGGGATAAGGGCGTAA
- a CDS encoding sterol desaturase family protein, with product MLNIIWDTKGYFFWLLVVSLFCWILERIWPWRKQQKAFRKQIWQDLFWLIFNGHYAGILLAFAGLFILKQAYSYLQWFDLPSPESFNFLSGSSLWLQFIVFLLLKDFMEWLIHRLLHRVPLLWEFHKLHHSIEELDWIGNFRFHWMEIVIYKSITYFPLVILGVDGSVILWIAVIGTLIGHLNHSNLKINWGIFRYVLNSSRFHVWHHDLIPEGKYGKNFAIIFSLWDWLFSTAYYPPEEQPQKLGFDNMDKYPESALMRFVYPFWKKRT from the coding sequence ATGCTAAACATAATCTGGGATACCAAAGGTTATTTTTTCTGGCTGCTGGTCGTGTCACTTTTTTGCTGGATCCTTGAGCGTATATGGCCGTGGCGTAAACAACAGAAAGCCTTTAGAAAACAAATATGGCAGGATCTTTTCTGGCTGATATTTAACGGGCATTATGCGGGGATACTGCTCGCTTTTGCGGGGTTATTTATTTTAAAGCAAGCTTATTCTTACCTCCAATGGTTCGATCTTCCCTCACCTGAAAGCTTTAATTTCTTATCAGGATCTTCCTTGTGGCTTCAATTTATTGTTTTTTTATTGCTGAAAGATTTTATGGAATGGCTCATACACAGGTTACTCCACAGGGTACCCTTATTATGGGAATTTCATAAATTGCACCACAGCATAGAGGAACTGGATTGGATCGGCAATTTTCGTTTTCACTGGATGGAGATCGTAATATACAAAAGTATTACATATTTCCCGCTTGTGATATTAGGCGTAGATGGCAGCGTAATCTTGTGGATAGCTGTGATCGGTACGCTGATCGGCCACCTGAATCATTCTAATTTAAAGATCAATTGGGGCATTTTCAGGTATGTTCTCAATTCTTCCCGCTTTCATGTCTGGCATCATGATCTTATCCCTGAAGGGAAATACGGGAAAAATTTTGCCATCATCTTCAGTCTCTGGGACTGGCTGTTTAGCACTGCATATTATCCCCCGGAAGAACAACCACAAAAACTGGGGTTTGACAACATGGATAAATACCCTGAAAGTGCTTTGATGAGGTTTGTTTATCCGTTTTGGAAAAAAAGGACATAG
- a CDS encoding transglutaminase domain-containing protein, with amino-acid sequence MCIKAYNSFLTITVLLSFSGYIFAFPTVVSTCYALCTMRHAPNDTTTSRSFEFIYNVALPHIPKTAKGLSTWIPLPQSDNFQVISNIKIECPVPYTIDRETTYNNKFLNILINKNIPDSLNIRISFVAQRKIRNNVPTSHLLLPGKHLSSKDLLPNNLIPIDGQIKKEAKKVTLNAKSDMDKVSAIYDHIVNTVTYDKSGTGWGRGDALYACNVKAGNCTDFHSLFIGMCRSIDIPARFIIGFPLPEKKTEGEISGYHCWAEFFISKSELHSDFKGWIPVDASEAFKHPEMKDFYFGNLDYNRIQFTIGRDIELQNNNITEVLNYFIYPFCTINDEPYYDVKSSFYFREIISQKKQAVDN; translated from the coding sequence ATGTGCATCAAGGCATACAATTCTTTTTTAACAATAACGGTTCTCCTCTCATTTTCAGGTTATATTTTTGCTTTTCCAACAGTCGTGAGTACCTGCTATGCGCTATGCACCATGCGCCATGCGCCTAATGATACAACCACTTCCCGAAGCTTTGAATTTATATACAACGTAGCCCTGCCCCACATTCCAAAAACTGCCAAAGGGTTAAGTACCTGGATCCCACTTCCACAATCTGATAATTTTCAAGTTATATCAAATATAAAAATAGAATGTCCCGTGCCTTATACAATTGATAGGGAAACTACATATAACAATAAATTTTTAAATATTTTAATTAATAAAAACATTCCTGATAGTCTGAATATCAGGATAAGCTTTGTTGCCCAACGAAAGATTAGAAACAATGTCCCAACCTCACATCTTCTATTACCCGGCAAACATCTTTCATCAAAAGATCTCTTGCCAAATAACCTCATTCCTATCGATGGTCAAATTAAAAAAGAGGCAAAAAAAGTCACTCTAAATGCTAAATCAGACATGGATAAGGTAAGCGCTATTTATGATCATATCGTAAACACAGTAACTTATGATAAATCAGGTACAGGCTGGGGTAGGGGAGATGCGCTCTATGCCTGTAACGTAAAAGCAGGCAATTGCACTGATTTTCATTCCCTGTTTATTGGTATGTGCAGAAGTATTGATATACCGGCAAGGTTTATAATTGGATTTCCCTTACCAGAAAAAAAGACCGAAGGAGAAATATCCGGATACCACTGCTGGGCTGAATTTTTTATCAGTAAATCCGAATTGCATTCGGACTTTAAAGGCTGGATACCGGTTGATGCGTCTGAGGCTTTTAAACACCCGGAAATGAAAGATTTTTATTTCGGTAACCTTGACTATAACCGCATCCAATTTACGATCGGGAGAGATATTGAATTACAAAACAATAACATTACCGAAGTATTAAATTATTTTATTTATCCCTTTTGCACTATTAATGATGAACCTTATTATGACGTAAAGTCGAGCTTTTATTTTAGAGAAATAATTTCACAAAAAAAACAGGCAGTTGACAATTGA
- a CDS encoding 3-hydroxybutyryl-CoA dehydrogenase, whose product MQNIAVIGSGTMGNGIAHVFAQNGFTVSLVDVSEDALNKALGTISKNLDRQVKKELITEENKKEILTRIGTFADMKTGVHNADLVVEAINEKIDTKLKIFKDLDELCPPHTILASNTSSISITKIAAATSRPDKVIGMHFMNPVPVMKLVEIVRGYATSGEVTDQVMDVSKKLGKIPVEVNDYPGFISNRILMPMINEAIYSLYEGVAGVEEIDLVMKLGMAHPMGPLHLADFIGLDVCLSVLNVLYEGFGNQKYAPCPLLVNMVAAGHHGIKSGFGFYCWTEETKELIVAERFRKMELVN is encoded by the coding sequence ATGCAAAACATAGCAGTAATCGGTTCAGGAACGATGGGGAACGGCATTGCCCATGTATTTGCTCAAAACGGATTTACGGTTTCTCTGGTCGATGTTTCTGAAGATGCTCTCAATAAAGCTTTAGGAACGATCTCCAAAAATCTTGACAGGCAGGTAAAAAAAGAACTAATTACTGAAGAAAATAAAAAGGAAATATTAACACGTATCGGCACTTTTGCTGATATGAAAACGGGTGTGCATAATGCAGACCTGGTAGTTGAAGCCATTAATGAGAAGATAGATACTAAATTAAAGATATTTAAAGACCTGGATGAACTTTGTCCTCCACACACCATCCTGGCAAGCAATACCTCTTCTATTTCAATCACCAAAATTGCAGCGGCTACATCAAGGCCTGATAAAGTAATCGGCATGCATTTTATGAATCCGGTCCCGGTTATGAAATTAGTAGAGATTGTCAGAGGATACGCTACTTCCGGTGAAGTTACAGACCAGGTCATGGATGTTTCAAAAAAATTAGGTAAGATACCTGTTGAAGTGAATGATTATCCGGGCTTTATTTCCAACAGGATATTGATGCCTATGATCAATGAAGCGATATATTCATTATATGAAGGTGTGGCAGGCGTTGAGGAGATAGACTTGGTGATGAAGCTGGGTATGGCTCATCCAATGGGGCCCCTGCACCTGGCTGATTTTATCGGATTAGATGTATGCCTGTCTGTTTTAAATGTATTATATGAAGGCTTTGGCAATCAAAAATACGCACCCTGTCCGTTGTTGGTAAATATGGTAGCAGCAGGCCACCACGGAATCAAATCAGGGTTTGGGTTTTACTGCTGGACTGAAGAGACTAAAGAGTTGATCGTGGCAGAGAGGTTTAGGAAGATGGAGTTGGTTAATTAG
- a CDS encoding 30S ribosomal protein THX: MGRGDVKTRKGKLFRGSFGNKRQRKTNKSVKPILQSNEKKLQRNKIAPVKPKLDPITTSQDEEVKKEIQPKLDPVSSIQDKADKKHPDEIVPGTRDHREKIQQGREEKEILEKEKIKGKTESAKSTVSDQIDKEKKPTTLIKPGQDKPDLNNPGYPEQQSSPPEKPDKPDKSGSTAKAEKKSDKESK; the protein is encoded by the coding sequence ATGGGAAGAGGAGACGTCAAAACCAGAAAAGGGAAACTCTTTAGAGGTTCTTTCGGAAATAAAAGGCAAAGAAAAACGAACAAATCCGTTAAGCCAATACTCCAGTCGAATGAGAAAAAACTTCAACGGAATAAAATCGCCCCCGTTAAACCCAAACTAGATCCTATCACGACAAGTCAGGACGAAGAAGTTAAAAAAGAAATCCAACCTAAATTGGACCCCGTCTCGAGTATTCAGGACAAGGCAGATAAAAAACACCCCGATGAAATAGTCCCGGGTACTCGGGATCACAGGGAAAAGATTCAGCAGGGCAGGGAAGAAAAGGAAATATTAGAAAAAGAAAAAATCAAAGGCAAAACCGAATCAGCCAAATCAACAGTTTCTGACCAGATAGATAAGGAAAAAAAACCTACTACTCTAATAAAGCCCGGGCAAGATAAGCCTGACTTGAATAATCCCGGGTACCCGGAACAACAAAGTTCACCCCCTGAAAAACCAGATAAACCAGATAAATCAGGGAGCACGGCTAAGGCAGAGAAAAAATCAGACAAGGAAAGTAAGTAA
- a CDS encoding PQQ-binding-like beta-propeller repeat protein translates to MRYLLPILAFILTVNVSAQDKANKNTQILWKFKTGDIVESSPAVADGMVYFGSFDGYLYAVDTKTGLAKWKFKCQSWVYSSPTVVDGVVYFGSLDSYLYAVDAKTGLEKWKFKTKWKVVSSPSIAGGIVYFGSFDNYLYALDAKTGQLRWKFKTENEVRSSPLIAGGMVFFGSLDGYLYAVYANNGYQIWKFKTEKGISSSPIIAAGVIYFGSKDNYLYALEALTGIQVWRFKTEGDVLSSPAIYGRMVFIGSWDNHLYSIDAKSGQQIWKFKTGGYIRSSPAIADGMVYFGSEDNYLYSLYVKTGELRSKFKTKSSIICSPTVVDGVIYVGSWDRCLYALKASPIFTISGKVTNIITNEPIELEVVLVCLAFGRIVAIAKTNPSDGSYLFTVPDSADCYSYSLLASDTTLYHFRIDFDISVDAARKDLFIDLSLIPISGKVIHAETNKPIATEVKVICLDNGEIVGIVKSSPKDGSYNITLLATGDCFKYSILATDTTLFPVSINFDITDLKGESKDLSFDLSLVPIEKGQTIRLNSIFFDSGKSFLRRESSPELKRLIKFLKDNPSIEIEIAGHTDNIGSGTKNTKLSQARAQAVAKHLIRNGIVKKKILVKGYGESKSVADNDTEEGRQLNRRVEFTILKK, encoded by the coding sequence TTGAGATACCTCCTTCCCATATTGGCATTTATCCTTACCGTTAATGTTAGCGCCCAGGATAAAGCCAATAAAAATACACAAATCTTATGGAAATTCAAAACCGGGGATATCGTGGAATCCTCTCCGGCCGTTGCGGATGGGATGGTCTATTTTGGAAGCTTTGACGGTTATCTATACGCTGTAGATACAAAAACTGGCCTGGCAAAATGGAAGTTCAAATGTCAATCATGGGTGTATTCTTCTCCGACTGTTGTGGATGGAGTGGTCTATTTCGGAAGCTTAGACAGCTACCTCTATGCAGTAGATGCTAAAACCGGGCTGGAAAAATGGAAATTTAAAACCAAATGGAAGGTCGTCTCCTCCCCTTCCATTGCCGGTGGTATAGTTTATTTTGGAAGTTTTGACAACTATCTCTATGCATTAGATGCAAAGACAGGCCAGCTAAGGTGGAAATTCAAAACAGAAAATGAAGTAAGATCTTCCCCTCTTATTGCCGGTGGAATGGTTTTTTTTGGAAGCCTTGACGGTTATCTTTATGCCGTATATGCAAATAACGGGTATCAAATATGGAAATTCAAAACAGAAAAAGGTATAAGCTCCTCTCCCATTATTGCTGCCGGTGTAATCTATTTTGGAAGTAAGGATAACTATCTCTATGCCTTAGAAGCATTGACAGGTATTCAGGTATGGAGATTCAAAACTGAAGGAGATGTACTCTCCTCTCCTGCCATTTATGGCAGGATGGTTTTTATCGGAAGTTGGGATAATCATCTGTATTCCATAGATGCAAAGAGCGGGCAGCAAATATGGAAATTCAAAACCGGAGGTTATATAAGATCTTCCCCGGCCATTGCAGACGGAATGGTCTATTTTGGAAGTGAGGACAACTATCTTTATTCGTTATATGTAAAAACCGGGGAGTTAAGATCTAAATTCAAAACTAAAAGTAGTATCATTTGTTCACCAACGGTTGTGGATGGGGTAATATACGTTGGGAGTTGGGACCGCTGTCTTTATGCATTAAAAGCTTCCCCCATTTTTACTATTTCAGGAAAAGTAACAAATATAATAACGAATGAACCGATAGAACTTGAAGTTGTTCTTGTATGTCTTGCATTTGGTAGGATTGTTGCTATTGCAAAGACCAACCCTTCAGACGGAAGTTATTTATTTACCGTGCCAGACAGTGCGGATTGCTACAGTTATTCGCTTCTTGCTTCTGACACTACACTATACCATTTTAGAATAGATTTTGATATATCTGTAGATGCTGCCAGGAAAGACTTATTCATCGATTTATCTCTTATTCCTATTTCGGGGAAAGTAATACACGCTGAAACCAATAAGCCAATAGCTACTGAAGTGAAAGTAATATGCCTTGACAATGGAGAGATCGTAGGTATTGTAAAAAGCAGCCCCAAAGACGGGAGCTACAATATTACATTGCTTGCTACCGGAGATTGCTTTAAATATTCAATTCTTGCTACCGACACCACGCTGTTTCCTGTTAGTATAAATTTTGATATAACTGATTTGAAAGGTGAATCAAAAGATCTATCCTTTGATTTGTCTCTTGTTCCAATTGAAAAAGGGCAAACGATACGGTTGAATAGTATATTTTTTGATTCGGGGAAATCATTCTTGAGACGTGAATCTTCTCCTGAATTAAAGAGGTTGATTAAGTTTCTAAAAGACAACCCTTCAATTGAAATTGAAATAGCCGGTCATACTGATAATATTGGTTCAGGGACAAAAAACACTAAACTTTCGCAAGCAAGAGCACAAGCAGTTGCAAAACATTTAATTAGAAATGGAATAGTAAAAAAAAAGATACTCGTAAAAGGATATGGCGAAAGCAAATCGGTTGCTGACAATGATACTGAAGAAGGCAGGCAGTTGAACAGGAGAGTGGAGTTTACTATTCTTAAAAAGTAG